In a genomic window of Bacteroidetes bacterium SB0662_bin_6:
- a CDS encoding NAD(P)-binding protein encodes MNISGPPEEDRSAERGASPRRVAIIGAGVSGLGTAWALHKQPDRFDFRVFEAQAQVGGNAITADMPQDDGTSIPFDISVTACIPSVYHHILLFMQQHGIELIDTRFSYSVKYRGGIYAHDFDSDIRKQLQPEIKKFQKLLRRAQWFGRLNRTRSRLLNALNPLNYVSMGAVLNLGRFSGDFRYKILKPMFVNFLMATNVFDMPASLFCRYLEFFDIETATPMQTWDQGTRRIYEKMAAAFQDKIYLNRPVRKVYRRQSEVVVEDRDGKRETFDDVVFACNANQTLMMLDEPTFLESYLLSSIRYESELHNHTVVHSDASILPDNDVRALSTRSNHIAQYGVRPDNYEITYIMHNQQPWVGRSDKPCLVTYNPISRIDEGKIIRKWWFQHIVHDVRHVAFLVHLFRHVQGRRRTWHCGAHTLINSQETCFVSGLVTARQIGADYPFQDAEARKWFNFYGRLMYGWRLRKA; translated from the coding sequence ATGAACATATCCGGACCACCCGAAGAGGATCGGTCAGCGGAGCGAGGCGCGTCGCCCAGAAGGGTTGCTATTATCGGCGCAGGCGTGTCGGGATTGGGGACGGCCTGGGCATTGCACAAGCAGCCCGATCGATTCGATTTCCGCGTGTTCGAAGCGCAGGCTCAGGTCGGAGGCAACGCCATTACGGCCGATATGCCGCAGGACGATGGCACGTCGATTCCATTCGACATTTCCGTCACCGCGTGCATTCCCTCGGTATACCATCATATCCTTCTCTTCATGCAGCAACACGGCATCGAGTTGATCGATACCCGATTCAGCTACAGCGTGAAGTATCGCGGCGGCATCTATGCGCACGATTTTGATTCCGATATCAGGAAGCAGTTGCAACCGGAGATCAAGAAATTCCAGAAGCTTCTGAGACGTGCACAGTGGTTTGGGCGGCTGAACCGTACCAGGTCCAGATTACTCAATGCGCTTAACCCGCTCAATTACGTCAGTATGGGTGCGGTGCTCAACCTGGGCAGGTTTTCCGGAGATTTCAGGTACAAGATCCTGAAGCCCATGTTCGTCAACTTCCTGATGGCCACGAACGTGTTCGATATGCCTGCATCGCTGTTTTGCCGGTATCTGGAATTCTTCGATATCGAAACCGCGACGCCGATGCAAACATGGGATCAGGGCACGCGGCGCATCTATGAGAAGATGGCGGCCGCCTTTCAGGACAAGATATACCTTAACCGGCCGGTGCGGAAGGTGTACCGTCGCCAATCCGAGGTCGTCGTAGAGGACCGGGACGGTAAGCGGGAAACGTTCGATGACGTGGTGTTCGCGTGCAATGCGAATCAAACGCTGATGATGCTGGATGAACCGACGTTTCTTGAGAGCTACCTGCTGTCTTCGATACGTTACGAAAGCGAACTGCACAACCATACGGTCGTCCATTCGGACGCCTCGATTCTACCGGACAACGACGTCAGGGCACTTTCCACCCGGAGCAATCACATCGCGCAGTACGGCGTACGACCCGACAACTACGAAATCACCTACATCATGCACAATCAGCAGCCCTGGGTGGGCCGCTCGGATAAGCCGTGCCTGGTGACCTACAATCCGATCAGCCGCATCGACGAAGGCAAGATCATCAGGAAGTGGTGGTTTCAGCACATAGTACACGATGTGCGCCATGTGGCCTTTCTGGTCCATTTGTTTCGCCATGTTCAGGGCAGGAGGCGAACGTGGCACTGCGGCGCGCACACGCTGATCAACAGTCAGGAGACCTGTTTCGTGTCCGGCCTGGTTACGGCGAGACAGA
- a CDS encoding Rieske 2Fe-2S domain-containing protein: MPARRVELENLPSPPPFPEGWYFVASRQSVLKAKLIEKTWLGEQIVAWCDDAGRICVALAVCPHLGSDLGPEAGGRVRDGCLVCPFHGFEFDVSGQCVATPFAPPPRAARLKVFETREILGMVFGWWGIDGRPPQWSLPEEPVAGADWGEVGFRTLRFPGHPQETTENSVDFLHLQYVHGYGNTRMVEPVSIDGACLTSKFEFRRTQNVMGIRDIVLDVSAVARIFGLGYSYVEIHERSIEMHGRLWVLATPVDGKHIELVLASQIREIRKPKRPIVGLGFLPPGLRTRVMNSIILSYQKHDVLQDVIIWGRKRYVPYPRLCRADGDIGRYRRYCKQFYPDSRASGKDGQPDRSAERAEQNEARTSS, from the coding sequence ATGCCAGCAAGACGCGTCGAGTTAGAAAATCTCCCGTCGCCTCCCCCGTTTCCGGAGGGTTGGTACTTCGTTGCCAGCCGGCAATCCGTACTGAAAGCGAAACTGATTGAAAAAACCTGGTTGGGTGAACAGATTGTCGCGTGGTGCGACGACGCAGGCCGCATCTGCGTGGCTCTGGCGGTGTGTCCGCACCTCGGGTCCGACCTGGGACCCGAAGCCGGTGGCCGGGTACGGGACGGTTGTCTCGTTTGTCCGTTTCACGGCTTCGAGTTCGATGTAAGCGGCCAGTGTGTCGCCACTCCTTTTGCCCCGCCGCCCAGGGCCGCGCGGCTGAAGGTATTCGAAACGCGGGAAATCCTCGGCATGGTATTCGGGTGGTGGGGAATAGACGGCCGGCCGCCGCAATGGAGCCTTCCCGAGGAGCCTGTGGCCGGGGCAGACTGGGGCGAAGTGGGGTTTCGGACCCTTCGATTTCCGGGACACCCCCAGGAAACCACCGAGAACTCTGTGGACTTCCTGCATCTGCAGTACGTGCATGGTTATGGCAATACGCGCATGGTTGAACCGGTAAGCATCGACGGCGCTTGTCTGACGAGCAAGTTTGAATTCAGACGCACCCAGAATGTTATGGGGATAAGGGATATCGTTCTGGATGTCTCCGCTGTCGCGCGCATCTTCGGATTGGGATATTCGTACGTGGAAATTCACGAGCGATCCATTGAAATGCATGGGCGTTTGTGGGTGCTCGCAACTCCTGTCGACGGCAAGCATATCGAACTGGTCCTGGCCAGTCAGATACGCGAGATCCGTAAACCGAAACGTCCGATCGTCGGTCTGGGATTTCTTCCACCGGGTCTTCGCACCAGGGTAATGAACAGCATCATTCTGTCTTATCAAAAGCACGATGTGTTGCAGGATGTGATTATCTGGGGGCGAAAACGGTACGTACCCTATCCCAGACTGTGTCGGGCTGACGGCGATATCGGCAGGTATCGGCGCTATTGCAAACAGTTCTATCCGGATTCTCGGGCTTCCGGTAAAGACGGGCAACCCGATCGTAGCGCTGAGCGCGCGGAGCAAAATGAGGCGCGGACATCCTCATGA
- a CDS encoding aspartate carbamoyltransferase catalytic subunit: MHAREEAREDRSAPESLRHRHLLGLSTYDADEIQLILRTAREFRSVLDRPIRRVPTLRDVAVVNLFFEPSTRTRISFELAEKRLSAETVNFSVSGSSVSKGETLKDTARNIEAMKVDMVVIRHRSPGAPVFLTRCVDAVVINAGDGAHEHPTQALLDLLTLTDIHPSLEGRNVSIIGDIAHSRVARSNIYGLRALGAHVTLCAPATMTPVGVEEMGVRVTDRLDEALEGCDVAMALRVQLERQGAMLFPGVREYHERFGITLEHMERHPDLRIMHPGPVNRGVELAGDVVDHERAVILDQVTNGVAVRMAVLYLLAGRGAEPAS; the protein is encoded by the coding sequence ATGCACGCACGCGAAGAAGCACGGGAGGATCGGTCTGCCCCGGAGTCGTTGAGACACCGGCATCTGCTTGGCCTTTCGACGTACGACGCAGACGAAATACAACTTATTCTTCGTACGGCGCGGGAGTTTCGCTCGGTGCTGGATCGGCCTATTCGGCGCGTCCCTACATTGCGCGACGTGGCTGTCGTGAATCTTTTTTTCGAGCCTTCCACGCGAACGCGCATTTCCTTCGAACTGGCCGAAAAACGGTTGTCGGCGGAGACGGTCAACTTCTCTGTTTCCGGCTCGTCGGTCTCCAAGGGAGAAACCCTCAAGGACACTGCCCGCAATATCGAGGCGATGAAGGTGGACATGGTCGTGATTCGGCACCGGTCGCCGGGCGCGCCTGTTTTTCTGACGCGCTGCGTGGACGCCGTGGTAATCAATGCCGGAGACGGCGCCCATGAACATCCTACCCAGGCTTTGCTGGATCTGCTTACGCTGACGGATATCCACCCGTCTCTTGAAGGACGAAACGTTTCTATTATCGGGGATATTGCGCACAGCCGCGTGGCCCGTTCCAATATATACGGATTGCGGGCGCTGGGCGCCCACGTAACGCTGTGCGCACCCGCCACGATGACTCCGGTGGGTGTCGAGGAAATGGGTGTGCGGGTGACGGACCGTCTGGACGAAGCGCTGGAGGGTTGCGACGTGGCGATGGCGCTGCGCGTACAACTTGAACGACAGGGAGCGATGCTTTTCCCCGGGGTGCGGGAATACCATGAGCGGTTCGGCATCACCCTCGAACATATGGAACGTCATCCCGATCTTCGCATCATGCACCCGGGGCCTGTGAACCGGGGTGTGGAGTTGGCGGGCGATGTGGTGGATCACGAACGGGCCGTCATTCTGGATCAGGTGACCAACGGCGTTGCCGTACGTATGGCCGTGTTGTATCTCCTGGCCGGCCGGGGGGCGGAGCCCGCGTCCTGA
- the pyrR gene encoding bifunctional pyr operon transcriptional regulator/uracil phosphoribosyltransferase PyrR, which produces MGVRDRIKAQLMDAHDLDRTLNRMARQIVEMMHPEEDASRHFGLIGMQTRGVYLARRLRDKILDFESLTVPIGVLDATMYRDDFRLRLKQPVVRATDIPFDITERRIVLVDDVLYTGRTARAAFDALMDIGRPATVQFLVIVDRGLRELPVCADIVGRQVPTLPGEEVRVRLNEIDDREGVWLVETLNN; this is translated from the coding sequence ATGGGGGTAAGAGATCGCATCAAGGCACAATTGATGGATGCACACGATCTGGACCGGACACTGAACCGGATGGCGCGCCAGATTGTGGAGATGATGCATCCTGAGGAGGACGCCTCCCGCCATTTCGGCTTGATAGGCATGCAGACGCGCGGTGTGTATCTGGCCCGGCGGCTCCGCGACAAGATTTTGGACTTCGAATCCCTGACCGTCCCGATCGGCGTACTCGACGCCACCATGTATCGGGACGATTTCCGACTTCGTCTCAAGCAGCCCGTGGTGCGCGCCACGGACATTCCGTTCGACATCACGGAGCGCCGCATCGTACTGGTGGATGATGTATTGTATACCGGGCGAACGGCCCGGGCGGCGTTTGATGCGCTTATGGATATCGGGCGTCCGGCCACCGTACAGTTTCTTGTGATCGTTGACCGCGGTCTTCGGGAGCTTCCCGTATGCGCGGACATTGTGGGCCGGCAGGTGCCCACTTTACCCGGGGAAGAGGTACGTGTACGGTTGAACGAGATAGACGACCGGGAAGGAGTATGGCTGGTGGAAACCTTGAATAACTGA
- a CDS encoding DUF58 domain-containing protein, with protein MPTVQDTTLKYLDPVVVSRLKNMELRARMIVEGFITGMHKSPYHGFSVEFAEHRPYIAGDEPRYVDWKVYGKTDRHYVKRFEEETNLRHYVALDTSASMRYRAQAPLSKMEYGAYLAAALHYIMVKQRDATGLITFDEEIRTIMSPRSTTSWLRRLLVRLQHTVDNPAPEKRTGAADALSKIAERIARRSLVVVITDLFENIGRHEDLLKALRHLRYRGHEALVFHVLESATERTFDFPDVPMIFRDMETGEEISLQPAHIRENYREAAQFFGDRFRRQCLEYDIDFVELNTEQSYDTALLAYLNKRKKLV; from the coding sequence ATGCCCACCGTACAGGATACTACCCTGAAATACCTCGATCCGGTAGTCGTATCCCGCCTGAAGAACATGGAGCTCCGGGCGCGAATGATCGTCGAAGGATTTATTACGGGCATGCACAAGAGCCCGTATCATGGGTTCTCTGTAGAGTTCGCCGAACACCGGCCCTACATCGCCGGCGACGAGCCGCGATACGTGGACTGGAAGGTCTATGGGAAGACGGACCGGCACTACGTCAAACGGTTCGAAGAGGAAACCAACCTGCGGCACTATGTGGCGCTCGATACCTCCGCATCGATGCGCTACCGGGCGCAGGCGCCTCTTTCCAAAATGGAATACGGCGCATACCTCGCGGCCGCACTGCACTATATCATGGTCAAGCAGCGCGATGCCACCGGACTGATTACGTTTGACGAGGAGATCCGCACCATCATGTCCCCGAGAAGCACAACATCCTGGCTGCGACGACTCCTTGTCAGACTGCAACATACCGTGGACAATCCGGCGCCGGAAAAGCGCACAGGCGCCGCCGATGCACTCAGCAAGATCGCCGAACGCATCGCGCGGCGTTCCCTCGTCGTGGTCATCACCGATCTCTTCGAAAACATCGGGCGCCACGAAGACCTGCTCAAAGCGTTGCGTCACCTGCGTTACCGCGGACACGAAGCGCTCGTTTTTCATGTGCTCGAATCCGCTACCGAGCGCACGTTCGACTTTCCCGACGTGCCCATGATCTTTCGCGATATGGAAACCGGGGAGGAAATCTCCCTGCAACCGGCGCACATCCGCGAAAACTATCGGGAGGCTGCACAGTTCTTCGGAGACCGGTTTCGACGCCAGTGCCTCGAATACGACATCGATTTCGTGGAACTGAATACGGAACAATCGTACGATACAGCTCTGCTGGCCTATCTGAACAAGCGAAAGAAGCTCGTCTGA
- a CDS encoding amidohydrolase, which produces MRERIQKLNDELFEKIVDIRRTLHRNPELAYSERETAKLIANTLEPLGFEVQTGVARTGIVATLHGGRSGPALALRADMDALPIQEENTFEFASGNDGVMHACGHDAHTASLLGTATILHRLREELPGSIRFLFQPSEEKLPGGALPMIEEGVLGDAFGPAPGAIFGQHVHPGLDAGKIGVRSGRYMASADEMHIRVEGKGGHAATPHLLDTDPTLVAAHILVALQSVVSRYCPPDVPSVLTIGRFIADGATNVIPSQAVLEGSFRSLDEDWRFEAHEHIRRIAETTAEAHGAQVSLDISTGYPVLHNDPESAEFVRDAAIRYVGEDNVVDLDVWYASEDFAWFLREAPGAFYRFGTRNEEENIVHGLHTPRFTIDEEALRMAPGFMAYLATEYLTAQAA; this is translated from the coding sequence ATGCGCGAACGTATACAAAAATTAAATGACGAACTGTTCGAGAAGATTGTAGATATCCGGCGTACGCTGCACCGGAACCCGGAATTGGCATACTCGGAGCGGGAAACCGCGAAACTGATAGCGAACACCCTTGAGCCGCTCGGTTTCGAAGTACAAACCGGCGTGGCGCGCACCGGCATCGTCGCCACGCTGCATGGCGGGCGATCCGGTCCGGCTCTTGCGCTGCGGGCCGACATGGACGCCCTGCCCATCCAGGAAGAGAACACCTTCGAGTTTGCCTCCGGGAACGACGGGGTCATGCACGCCTGCGGCCACGATGCACACACAGCCTCGCTGCTTGGCACGGCAACCATCCTGCACAGACTGCGCGAGGAGCTTCCCGGCAGCATCCGCTTCCTGTTCCAGCCAAGCGAAGAAAAACTCCCGGGAGGCGCCCTTCCCATGATCGAGGAAGGCGTACTTGGCGATGCGTTCGGCCCGGCGCCCGGGGCAATATTCGGACAACATGTGCACCCCGGCCTCGACGCCGGCAAAATCGGAGTTCGATCCGGGAGGTATATGGCCTCAGCGGACGAAATGCATATCAGAGTCGAGGGAAAAGGCGGTCATGCCGCTACGCCCCACCTTCTGGATACCGACCCTACTCTTGTTGCCGCACACATCCTTGTGGCCCTGCAATCTGTCGTGAGCCGGTATTGTCCTCCTGATGTACCGAGTGTACTGACCATCGGACGATTCATAGCCGACGGCGCCACAAATGTGATTCCCTCCCAAGCCGTTCTCGAGGGTTCTTTCCGCTCGCTCGATGAAGATTGGCGTTTCGAGGCGCACGAACATATCCGCCGCATTGCGGAAACGACCGCGGAAGCACACGGCGCGCAGGTCAGCCTGGACATTTCCACAGGCTACCCGGTACTGCACAATGATCCCGAATCGGCGGAGTTTGTCCGGGATGCAGCGATCAGGTATGTGGGCGAGGACAACGTGGTCGATCTGGACGTGTGGTACGCCTCGGAGGATTTCGCCTGGTTTCTGCGGGAAGCGCCCGGGGCTTTTTACCGGTTCGGCACGCGGAACGAAGAAGAGAACATTGTGCATGGCCTCCATACGCCCCGGTTTACGATCGACGAAGAGGCCCTGCGCATGGCCCCGGGTTTTATGGCGTATCTGGCCACGGAATACCTGACAGCACAGGCAGCATAG
- a CDS encoding NifU family protein, whose protein sequence is MSGENEPMGQHESAGDADDELRGRIEEALDMIRPYLMADGGSVRLLNVTSDMVVELELLGACGTCPMSAMTLRAGIEQALQRSVPQISRVEAVNAPAAY, encoded by the coding sequence ATGTCCGGAGAAAACGAACCCATGGGGCAGCATGAGTCTGCTGGAGACGCGGACGATGAACTCCGCGGCCGGATAGAAGAGGCGCTGGATATGATCCGGCCCTATCTGATGGCGGACGGGGGGTCCGTGCGTCTCCTGAACGTGACGTCGGATATGGTGGTGGAGCTGGAATTGCTCGGTGCTTGCGGCACCTGCCCCATGAGCGCCATGACGCTGCGCGCCGGTATTGAACAGGCCCTTCAGCGTTCCGTACCGCAAATCTCGCGCGTCGAGGCCGTAAACGCTCCTGCGGCCTACTGA
- a CDS encoding Mrp/NBP35 family ATP-binding protein, whose amino-acid sequence MPVSPEAVLRALSTVVVPDRGKDILRLNLVKGLVVKDDRVVFTILLKDPPASFAENVASLCREAIRKETREEVAVDITVDFEMISLDMHDGGPAKSVQPEGVVNFIAVASGKGGVGKSTVAVNLAGALRKKGYEVGLVDADIYGPSVPLMFGAGDEKPRVNAHRKIMPVERHGVKLLSMGMMVDPEKAVIWRGPMVTNAIRQFLGECAWGDLDYMILDLPPGTGDIQLTIVQSLALTGAVIVSTPQPVALADARKGVAMFENVQVPVLGLVENMAWFTPPELPDKKYYLFGRGGAVALSRELDIPLLAELPIRERLRESGDEGTPIVFAEPDSVPAKLFGALADRVVHQVTLRNATQAATQKVEILHKGSAPA is encoded by the coding sequence ATGCCTGTCTCTCCTGAAGCGGTATTGCGCGCCCTGTCTACTGTCGTGGTACCGGATCGCGGCAAGGATATCCTGCGCCTGAATCTGGTGAAAGGCCTTGTGGTAAAGGATGACCGGGTGGTTTTTACGATTCTGCTGAAGGATCCGCCGGCTTCGTTTGCTGAAAACGTGGCTTCTCTGTGCCGTGAAGCCATTCGCAAGGAAACGCGCGAAGAGGTCGCCGTGGATATCACCGTCGATTTCGAGATGATTTCCCTCGATATGCACGACGGCGGACCTGCAAAAAGCGTACAGCCCGAAGGGGTGGTCAATTTTATCGCTGTAGCATCGGGAAAAGGGGGTGTGGGCAAGAGCACGGTCGCCGTGAATCTGGCGGGCGCGCTCCGTAAAAAAGGGTACGAGGTAGGGCTCGTGGATGCCGATATATACGGGCCTTCCGTACCGCTTATGTTCGGCGCCGGGGATGAAAAGCCTCGCGTCAATGCGCACCGTAAGATCATGCCCGTGGAGCGCCACGGCGTGAAACTGCTTTCGATGGGCATGATGGTGGATCCCGAAAAAGCCGTTATCTGGCGAGGTCCCATGGTTACGAACGCCATACGGCAGTTTCTCGGAGAATGTGCATGGGGAGACCTGGACTATATGATTCTGGACCTGCCGCCGGGTACCGGAGATATTCAGCTTACCATCGTCCAAAGCCTTGCGCTCACCGGTGCGGTGATTGTATCGACGCCGCAGCCTGTTGCCCTCGCCGATGCCCGAAAAGGCGTGGCCATGTTCGAGAACGTGCAGGTCCCCGTGCTGGGCCTTGTCGAGAATATGGCCTGGTTCACCCCGCCCGAATTGCCCGACAAAAAATATTATCTTTTCGGGCGCGGAGGCGCCGTAGCGCTCAGCAGGGAATTGGACATACCTTTACTGGCCGAACTACCGATTCGGGAGCGGCTGCGGGAGTCCGGCGATGAGGGGACCCCCATCGTATTTGCCGAGCCGGATAGTGTGCCTGCGAAACTGTTTGGAGCGCTTGCGGACCGGGTTGTACACCAGGTCACCCTGCGTAACGCTACGCAAGCCGCCACGCAAAAAGTGGAAATCCTGCACAAGGGATCCGCACCGGCTTAG
- a CDS encoding SpoIIE family protein phosphatase translates to MKGALSPGIPPVANHFANRILQSGPGYIETALRNRGQRVACIVAALICFFLSVAFNAFEWLSGTPWHAAVNFSYQLVVIAGFILVWFLLSYYLKQQPIGPLKTLWTTLLLALVTAAAILLMVGITAAENVEGNPAVLGFEYDTGVPLTFATVVKMHVITSLRALLAFYLLLRFQDLVLFKRTKQSQRNWYLMLISMGIFSLLFVLQDPAEDPGIVQYIALTLVIILMLLNAFRVSWIVFLSFRAKAAGVGFSILLILLLFASLSSGGILPAHFMYIRHASYPLDQFTLAALTFGLLYCVTSFLFLIFHLPTTGDFRRKAGEITAMYSLTNLVNQAFDPDKLHLTITKTPVDTGTAQMSWLAIADERSGSLRPQVVAAWKTTTEDVETMVDVAALYEELAARREPVVLDEAPTDRRIRGKPGDPIGTMLMTPLITRDKLLGGLFVAKDVVQGFEQDDVESISVYAAQAAIALDNARLFEEQLERERLSRELDIAREVQQRLLPHDLPKMQGLAVAASSIPAYEVGGDYYDFLELDEARLAFIIADVSGKGTSAAFYMAELQGIFRSTTRMAPSPADFLEQANLALSSALERHVFVSVIYGVIDVRKGELTLARAGHCPAILISREGTERLIRPQGLGLGLDRGRRFRDVLEEEHISLQPGDIITVYTDGVVESRNNQGTEYGYERLLEALKVHRKKEASALHEALLADLHDYLGRTEYDDDMTLVVLKWDGAKNHTKRSAT, encoded by the coding sequence ATGAAAGGCGCCCTCTCACCCGGCATACCGCCTGTGGCCAATCATTTCGCAAATAGAATTCTCCAAAGCGGGCCGGGGTATATCGAAACCGCGCTGCGCAACCGGGGCCAACGGGTGGCGTGCATCGTCGCCGCGCTGATATGTTTCTTCCTGAGCGTAGCGTTCAATGCATTCGAGTGGTTGTCCGGCACACCCTGGCATGCCGCGGTCAATTTTTCCTATCAACTCGTCGTCATCGCGGGATTCATACTGGTCTGGTTTCTGCTGTCGTACTACCTGAAACAGCAACCGATCGGCCCCCTGAAAACGCTCTGGACCACCTTGCTGCTCGCGCTCGTCACGGCAGCTGCTATCTTGTTGATGGTGGGCATTACCGCCGCGGAAAATGTGGAAGGCAACCCTGCCGTGCTCGGCTTCGAATACGACACCGGCGTCCCGCTCACATTCGCCACGGTGGTCAAGATGCACGTAATCACTTCCCTGCGTGCGCTGCTTGCCTTTTATCTGCTACTTCGCTTTCAGGACCTGGTCCTGTTCAAGCGAACGAAGCAAAGCCAGCGGAACTGGTATCTGATGCTCATCTCCATGGGCATCTTTTCTCTCCTGTTCGTCCTGCAGGATCCTGCCGAAGATCCCGGGATAGTGCAGTACATCGCCCTCACGCTGGTCATAATCCTTATGCTCCTCAACGCGTTCCGTGTGTCGTGGATCGTGTTTCTGTCCTTCCGGGCCAAGGCGGCCGGCGTAGGGTTCTCGATCCTGCTCATTCTGTTATTGTTCGCCTCCTTGTCCTCAGGCGGGATTCTGCCGGCGCATTTCATGTACATACGCCATGCCAGCTACCCGCTGGATCAGTTCACGCTGGCCGCATTGACCTTTGGCCTGTTGTACTGTGTGACTTCATTTCTTTTCCTCATTTTCCACCTTCCCACGACAGGTGATTTCCGGCGCAAAGCCGGGGAAATCACTGCCATGTACTCACTGACGAATCTCGTCAATCAGGCATTCGATCCCGACAAACTACACCTCACTATTACAAAAACGCCTGTGGATACAGGCACGGCGCAGATGTCCTGGCTGGCCATTGCGGACGAGCGCAGCGGCTCGCTCCGCCCGCAAGTCGTGGCGGCATGGAAAACCACGACCGAGGATGTCGAAACCATGGTGGATGTGGCCGCGCTGTACGAAGAACTCGCTGCCCGGCGCGAGCCGGTGGTCCTCGACGAAGCCCCCACGGACCGTCGCATCCGGGGAAAACCGGGCGATCCGATCGGCACCATGCTTATGACGCCGCTGATTACGCGGGACAAGTTGCTGGGCGGTCTCTTCGTGGCGAAAGATGTCGTCCAGGGATTCGAGCAGGACGATGTCGAATCAATCAGCGTCTATGCCGCCCAGGCCGCGATTGCCCTGGACAATGCGCGCCTCTTCGAGGAACAACTTGAAAGGGAACGTCTCTCCCGCGAATTGGATATCGCCCGGGAGGTACAACAACGACTCCTGCCGCATGACCTGCCGAAAATGCAGGGACTGGCGGTGGCGGCTTCCAGTATTCCTGCGTATGAGGTGGGAGGTGATTACTACGACTTTCTGGAACTGGACGAAGCACGCCTTGCGTTCATCATTGCGGACGTGTCCGGGAAAGGCACTTCGGCGGCGTTCTATATGGCCGAATTACAGGGCATTTTCCGTTCCACCACGCGCATGGCGCCTTCACCGGCAGACTTTCTCGAACAGGCCAACCTTGCGCTTTCTTCCGCGCTCGAGCGCCACGTCTTCGTATCCGTGATCTATGGTGTAATCGATGTCCGTAAAGGAGAGTTGACACTGGCCCGCGCCGGGCATTGCCCCGCCATTCTTATTTCCCGGGAGGGTACGGAACGCCTGATTCGTCCGCAAGGACTCGGTCTTGGTCTGGACCGGGGCCGGCGTTTCCGGGATGTGCTCGAAGAAGAGCATATTTCACTCCAGCCCGGCGATATCATTACGGTATACACGGACGGCGTCGTCGAAAGCAGGAATAACCAGGGGACCGAATACGGGTACGAGCGGCTGCTCGAAGCCCTGAAAGTCCACCGGAAGAAAGAGGCATCGGCGCTGCATGAAGCACTCCTCGCGGACCTTCACGATTACCTCGGTCGTACCGAATACGATGACGACATGACTCTCGTGGTCCTGAAATGGGACGGCGCTAAAAACCACACGAAACGATCGGCAACATGA
- a CDS encoding STAS domain-containing protein yields the protein MSNFSVGFRAEAHIRILDLKGELDAHTVSELEAALQRCREDKNHHIIVNGEHLQYISSAGLGVFMAYIEEMREAGGDIKIAGLQANVFNIFDLLGFPLLFDIVKAEEEAIRKFDADRKDENDS from the coding sequence ATGAGCAATTTTTCGGTTGGATTCCGGGCAGAAGCACACATCCGCATCCTCGATCTGAAAGGCGAGCTGGATGCACATACCGTATCCGAACTGGAGGCGGCGCTGCAAAGGTGCCGGGAGGATAAAAACCACCATATCATCGTCAACGGCGAACACTTGCAGTATATCTCAAGTGCCGGCCTGGGCGTATTCATGGCCTATATCGAGGAAATGCGGGAGGCCGGCGGCGATATCAAAATTGCGGGGCTTCAAGCCAATGTCTTCAACATATTCGACCTGCTGGGCTTCCCCCTGCTGTTCGACATTGTCAAAGCAGAGGAAGAAGCTATCCGGAAATTCGATGCAGACCGCAAAGACGAGAACGATTCCTGA
- a CDS encoding ATP-binding protein: protein MPESAHSLSIPSATQHLTKVRRFVEKHAHEAHLGEEAIAHIKMAVDEACANIIEHAYDDAREKISVLVMVDSEQFTVCIRDQGRSFHPESWSEPNLFRIAESRRGGGLGVQIMRSLMDQVEYTTYGDTNEVRLTKFRSRQPGRNAGKTA from the coding sequence ATGCCTGAATCCGCACATAGCCTCAGTATCCCCAGCGCCACGCAGCACCTCACCAAGGTACGCCGGTTTGTGGAGAAGCATGCCCACGAAGCGCACCTTGGAGAAGAAGCGATTGCGCATATAAAAATGGCTGTGGACGAGGCGTGCGCCAATATCATCGAACATGCCTACGACGACGCCCGGGAAAAAATTTCTGTGCTCGTGATGGTCGACAGCGAGCAATTTACGGTGTGCATCCGGGATCAGGGCCGATCCTTCCACCCGGAATCATGGTCGGAACCCAATCTTTTCCGGATTGCGGAGAGCAGACGCGGAGGCGGACTGGGCGTCCAGATCATGCGCAGCCTGATGGATCAGGTGGAATACACGACCTATGGAGACACGAACGAAGTGCGGTTGACGAAATTCCGAAGCAGGCAACCCGGCCGGAACGCCGGAAAAACAGCCTGA